One segment of Pseudoalteromonas rubra DNA contains the following:
- a CDS encoding ATP-grasp domain-containing protein codes for MNILLTSVGRRTYLVEYFKEVLSSLGGVVHASNSIDTYAIRQADRFTITPNIYSEDYIDYLIEYCKENEIDMLISLFDIDLPVLAKNKSKFANNGIQVVVSDQHVIDTCNDKWKTYEFLTQNDIITPKTFLNLETALSALDEKSLNFPLIVKPRWGMGSIGIYKAENREELAVFYKKVLNDIKNSYLKFESQAALEESVLIQQAILGDEYGVEAINDLSANFVTSFVKHKIAMRAGETDQAVTLDNPHLAEIGQRIAEKLAHIAVLDIDFLEQDGHFYVLELNARFGGQYPFSHLAGANIPKQIIEWAMGKGTSSTNITVIPNVRAGKELVPVIISK; via the coding sequence ATGAATATATTATTGACTTCGGTTGGGCGCAGAACATACCTTGTTGAATACTTTAAGGAGGTTCTCTCTTCATTAGGGGGAGTTGTACATGCCTCAAATAGCATTGATACATATGCAATTCGGCAAGCTGATAGATTTACGATTACGCCTAATATATACAGTGAAGACTATATCGACTATTTGATTGAATACTGTAAAGAAAATGAAATCGATATGCTTATATCCCTTTTTGATATAGATCTTCCTGTTTTAGCAAAGAATAAGTCGAAGTTTGCTAATAATGGTATTCAGGTTGTTGTGTCAGATCAGCATGTGATTGATACCTGTAATGATAAGTGGAAAACATATGAGTTTTTGACACAGAATGATATTATTACACCGAAAACCTTTCTTAATCTTGAAACTGCATTATCCGCGCTAGATGAGAAAAGCTTGAATTTCCCCCTTATCGTTAAGCCTCGTTGGGGGATGGGGTCAATAGGAATATATAAGGCAGAAAACCGTGAAGAGTTAGCTGTTTTTTATAAAAAAGTATTGAATGATATTAAAAATTCTTACTTGAAATTTGAATCTCAGGCTGCTTTGGAAGAGTCAGTTTTAATCCAGCAAGCTATTTTGGGAGATGAATATGGGGTTGAGGCGATTAACGACCTATCTGCTAATTTTGTCACTAGTTTCGTTAAACACAAAATAGCAATGAGAGCTGGAGAAACGGATCAAGCCGTCACGCTTGACAACCCGCACCTCGCTGAAATTGGCCAACGTATCGCTGAAAAACTAGCTCATATTGCAGTCCTTGACATCGATTTTCTCGAGCAGGATGGGCATTTTTATGTGCTCGAGTTAAATGCTCGGTTCGGTGGTCAGTATCCTTTCTCACATTTAGCGGGTGCCAATATTCCTAAGCAAATAATTGAGTGGGCTATGGGCAAGGGCACTTCAAGCACGAATATCACGGTCATACCAAATGTTCGTG
- a CDS encoding 1-aminocyclopropane-1-carboxylate deaminase/D-cysteine desulfhydrase — protein MRKPMTPLVYSPMASRKLGVNVYLKRDDLYPISGGGNKGRKAEYILSKCLSDGCNAVVTCGGLQSNHVRATAIKCRELGIECTIVIHSSPVSRSTGNLKLLELLGVNVVYCEMSDVSDVMDREMDRFKSNGLTPFYIWGGGHSYEGTLAFFDAVKEVECQSDVDFDSVFVASGTGATQAGLHCGFKSFFPKTKVYGISVAREQARGTEAVRQSVEEFIEKYGLDKTYSNDIFFTDRYHFGGYENSSELLTSKVIEVARSTGIVLDPTYTGKAWFGMEDMIKSGNYTSQSNVLFWHTGGLLNLMAC, from the coding sequence ATGAGAAAACCGATGACCCCGTTAGTCTATAGCCCAATGGCTTCCCGTAAACTGGGTGTTAATGTTTACCTGAAACGCGACGATTTATACCCTATCTCGGGTGGTGGTAACAAAGGTCGAAAGGCAGAGTATATCCTCTCCAAGTGTCTAAGCGATGGTTGCAACGCTGTAGTCACTTGTGGAGGGCTGCAATCAAACCATGTGAGAGCAACAGCTATAAAGTGCCGAGAATTGGGTATTGAGTGCACAATAGTCATTCACAGCTCCCCAGTTTCTCGATCGACAGGTAACCTCAAGTTGTTGGAGTTATTAGGCGTAAACGTCGTATATTGTGAAATGTCTGATGTATCCGATGTCATGGATAGAGAAATGGATCGCTTTAAATCAAACGGGTTAACTCCATTCTATATTTGGGGAGGAGGGCATTCATACGAAGGTACCTTAGCCTTCTTTGATGCTGTCAAAGAAGTTGAATGTCAATCCGATGTAGACTTCGACTCTGTTTTTGTTGCAAGTGGAACTGGTGCTACCCAAGCCGGTTTGCATTGTGGGTTTAAATCCTTTTTCCCTAAAACCAAAGTATATGGCATTAGCGTTGCCAGAGAACAAGCGCGAGGCACAGAGGCTGTACGGCAATCTGTTGAGGAATTCATAGAAAAGTATGGTTTAGATAAAACCTACTCAAATGATATTTTCTTTACAGATCGATATCACTTCGGTGGTTATGAAAACAGTTCTGAATTATTAACGTCTAAAGTTATAGAGGTTGCTAGAAGCACTGGCATTGTTCTCGATCCAACCTATACCGGGAAAGCCTGGTTTGGTATGGAAGATATGATTAAATCAGGAAACTATACGAGCCAAAGTAATGTTTTATTTTGGCATACAGGTGGACTATTAAACTTGATGGCTTGTTAA
- a CDS encoding formyltransferase family protein encodes MKKVVIFGDLPIATKVAKFISQHDGCEISAVVIGNENPTNNDPWDDELLLEYARAKSIPILSLDELKKTEQSFDLGISCRFSKIIKKEIIDRFGVGIVNFHGGLLPEFGGLYSTVHTIISGSNIGGGTLHWIDEGIDTGNILKRCEFKVQNSDTGYDLFVKTQVALLEGFIEIFESILNGTAIETPLSELIEKGYVSRYYNKDSLNGLRYINLENIDSDASLRIIKAFTFKDYPSAYTKIGNSKIKLSYEKTDDPVSL; translated from the coding sequence ATGAAGAAGGTTGTGATATTTGGGGATTTGCCAATCGCGACTAAGGTTGCGAAGTTTATTTCACAACACGATGGTTGCGAAATTTCAGCAGTCGTTATTGGTAATGAGAATCCGACAAACAACGACCCGTGGGATGATGAGCTTCTGCTTGAATACGCAAGAGCTAAATCCATACCTATTCTATCTCTCGATGAACTGAAGAAAACAGAACAAAGTTTTGACCTGGGAATCAGTTGTCGGTTTTCTAAAATAATTAAAAAAGAAATTATCGATAGATTCGGCGTAGGTATTGTTAACTTTCATGGTGGGCTCTTACCTGAGTTTGGTGGGCTTTACAGTACTGTGCATACAATTATATCTGGTAGCAATATTGGTGGTGGTACGCTGCACTGGATAGATGAAGGGATAGACACTGGTAATATTCTAAAGAGATGCGAGTTTAAGGTACAAAACAGTGATACAGGTTACGATCTCTTTGTTAAAACGCAAGTTGCCCTACTCGAAGGTTTTATAGAAATATTTGAAAGTATTTTGAATGGTACTGCAATAGAGACGCCACTTAGCGAACTTATAGAGAAAGGGTATGTGTCTAGGTACTACAATAAAGATAGCCTTAATGGGTTGAGATATATCAACCTGGAAAACATAGACTCTGATGCCTCCTTGAGAATTATCAAAGCGTTCACTTTTAAGGATTATCCCTCTGCCTATACTAAAATTGGAAATAGTAAAATAAAGTTATCATATGAGAAAACCGATGACCCCGTTAGTCTATAG
- a CDS encoding DegT/DnrJ/EryC1/StrS family aminotransferase, producing the protein MDKITVTSPLLPPLEELTPYLEDIWQRKWLTNSGHYHQELEAALCEYLNVPYVSLFSNGTLALITALQSLGLKGEVITTPYTFVATAHAINWNGLTPVFVDIDPDTYNLDAGHIEAAITERTCAIVPVHVYGMPCNNEAIEALAQKHNLKVIYDAAHAFGVTENGQSVLNYGDLSILSFHATKAYSTIEGGAVVCKTLEQKEQLDKLKNFGFESESVISQCGINAKLNEVQAAFGLVTLKHIDDAIERRKGVASFYYEKLGSVEGIKLLTPEDNISWNYSYFPIFIDETAFGKSRDELFSLLKENNILARKYFYPLVTDFELYHSSEQEFPCAKKVSEQVLCLPIHADLSTEDMELIVGLIL; encoded by the coding sequence ATGGATAAAATTACCGTAACTTCACCGCTTCTGCCTCCTCTGGAGGAACTGACACCTTACTTAGAAGATATTTGGCAGCGTAAATGGCTGACAAACAGTGGTCATTATCATCAGGAGTTGGAAGCTGCATTATGTGAGTACCTGAATGTGCCTTATGTTAGCCTGTTTTCAAATGGGACTCTGGCACTTATCACAGCATTACAATCTTTAGGGTTGAAAGGTGAAGTAATTACTACCCCATACACTTTTGTGGCAACGGCACACGCCATTAATTGGAATGGACTCACACCAGTTTTTGTTGATATAGATCCCGATACATATAATTTGGACGCAGGTCATATCGAAGCTGCTATCACAGAGCGCACATGTGCAATTGTGCCTGTTCATGTCTACGGTATGCCATGTAACAATGAAGCCATCGAAGCCCTTGCTCAAAAGCATAATCTTAAGGTGATTTACGACGCAGCGCATGCATTTGGTGTAACTGAGAATGGGCAGTCGGTATTAAACTACGGTGATTTATCTATATTAAGTTTCCATGCAACTAAGGCATATTCCACAATTGAGGGTGGTGCTGTGGTATGCAAGACTCTGGAGCAAAAAGAGCAGCTGGATAAACTCAAGAACTTTGGGTTTGAATCGGAAAGTGTAATTAGTCAATGCGGTATCAATGCAAAGTTAAATGAAGTGCAGGCGGCATTTGGCCTTGTAACGCTGAAGCATATTGATGACGCAATAGAGAGACGAAAGGGGGTTGCGTCTTTCTACTATGAAAAACTAGGCTCCGTTGAGGGCATTAAGTTATTGACGCCTGAAGACAATATCTCATGGAATTATTCGTATTTTCCTATATTCATTGACGAAACAGCGTTTGGAAAAAGTAGAGATGAGCTGTTTTCTTTGCTCAAGGAAAATAACATTCTAGCTAGAAAGTACTTTTATCCACTGGTAACTGATTTTGAATTATATCATTCATCAGAACAAGAGTTTCCTTGTGCAAAAAAAGTATCCGAGCAAGTGCTTTGTTTACCAATCCATGCTGATTTATCCACCGAAGATATGGAACTCATTGTGGGGTTAATTCTATGA
- a CDS encoding lipopolysaccharide biosynthesis protein — MSELQSQAASGIKWSAIERLITQLVQLLIMLVLARQLGPQAFGLVGMLAVFLAISQVFVESGMGAALIRKLDRTEQDFTTAFYFNIAVGVLCYLLLYIGAPFIADFYQQPQLTNLLRWLALVIIIHAFSLVPKTMLTIDMDFKKLAVASFGAVTISSGVALVCAYQGVGVWSLVAQSLSYAFSHIVILNIVRPWTPKRRCSKDSFNYLFGFGSKLMLAGLLNGIYQNIYQIIIGKYYSAVQVGYFTQANQLVKTPAMTMTTVIQRVTYPMLSRIQDDIERLKAAYLITLQLAALVVFPLLIGLAVVADPLIPLMLGEVWRPAAELVPFICLALTLYPIHAINLNMLQVKGRADLFLKLEVVKKGITTVILICTVPLGLKAICIGMVVQSCIAFFINSYYNGKLNALSVMDQLRTLLLIFLMSSFACGVAWYVSTLISELDWVRVVFTMLLATFIYIVSVRYLQPRLCSYIVKSFFAKKEN; from the coding sequence ATGTCGGAGTTACAATCTCAGGCGGCTTCAGGTATTAAGTGGAGCGCAATAGAGCGACTTATTACTCAGCTTGTACAACTGCTTATTATGCTTGTCCTGGCGCGCCAGTTGGGCCCCCAAGCGTTTGGTTTGGTAGGCATGCTGGCTGTGTTTCTGGCAATTAGCCAGGTATTTGTTGAGAGCGGCATGGGTGCCGCTCTTATTCGAAAATTAGATCGTACTGAACAAGACTTTACGACCGCTTTTTATTTCAACATCGCCGTTGGTGTGTTGTGTTATCTTTTACTATACATTGGTGCGCCTTTTATTGCTGACTTTTATCAGCAGCCCCAACTCACCAACCTGCTTCGCTGGCTCGCACTTGTTATTATTATTCATGCCTTTTCATTGGTGCCAAAAACGATGCTCACCATTGATATGGATTTCAAAAAGTTGGCGGTTGCTTCTTTTGGTGCTGTTACGATAAGTAGTGGCGTTGCGTTGGTGTGTGCATATCAGGGGGTCGGAGTGTGGTCGCTTGTCGCTCAATCTCTCAGCTATGCGTTTAGCCATATCGTGATTCTCAACATTGTCAGACCCTGGACGCCGAAAAGAAGGTGCTCCAAAGATTCATTCAATTATTTGTTTGGCTTTGGATCTAAATTGATGTTGGCGGGGCTACTAAATGGTATTTACCAAAATATATACCAAATCATTATTGGTAAGTACTATAGTGCGGTGCAAGTGGGATATTTTACACAAGCTAATCAATTAGTAAAAACACCAGCTATGACTATGACGACGGTAATTCAGCGGGTAACTTATCCTATGCTAAGTCGGATTCAGGACGATATAGAGCGCTTGAAGGCCGCTTATTTAATAACACTTCAACTTGCTGCGTTAGTTGTATTCCCATTGTTGATAGGGTTAGCTGTTGTTGCCGATCCTCTAATACCTTTAATGCTGGGAGAAGTCTGGCGACCGGCAGCTGAACTGGTTCCGTTTATCTGCTTGGCGCTTACCTTATACCCGATCCATGCAATTAATCTCAACATGTTACAGGTTAAAGGGCGAGCTGACCTGTTTTTGAAGCTCGAGGTTGTTAAAAAAGGCATCACAACCGTTATATTGATTTGTACAGTGCCGCTGGGCTTGAAGGCGATATGCATAGGTATGGTTGTTCAGTCTTGTATCGCATTTTTTATCAATTCTTACTACAATGGTAAGCTAAACGCCTTATCCGTTATGGACCAACTCAGAACACTACTCTTAATCTTTTTAATGAGTAGTTTTGCCTGCGGTGTCGCTTGGTATGTGTCTACCTTGATTTCAGAACTTGATTGGGTAAGAGTAGTATTTACAATGCTCTTAGCTACTTTCATATACATAGTAAGTGTTCGCTACCTTCAACCTCGATTATGTAGCTATATTGTTAAAAGCTTTTTCGCAAAGAAAGAAAATTGA
- the rfbA gene encoding glucose-1-phosphate thymidylyltransferase RfbA has protein sequence MKGIILAGGSGTRLYPITMGVSKQLLPVYDKPMIYYPLSVLMLAGIKEILLITTLEDQSSFQRLLGDGTQFGINLEYAVQPSPDGLAQAFIIGESFIGEDDVCLVLGDNIFYGQDFTPKLKNAVAKAKNGEGATVFGYQVHDPERFGVVEFDENKKAISIEEKPEKPKSNFAVTGLYFYDNQVVELAKQVKPSHRGELEITCLNELYLKRNKLNVQLLGRGYAWLDTGTHESLLEAAHFVETIEKRQGYKIACLEEIAFNKQWLSREEIAAKAKLLSKNGYGQYLSDLLKA, from the coding sequence ATGAAAGGTATTATACTAGCCGGTGGTTCCGGTACCCGTCTTTATCCTATTACCATGGGTGTTTCTAAACAGCTCCTGCCTGTTTATGACAAGCCTATGATTTATTATCCGTTGTCAGTTTTGATGCTGGCTGGTATCAAAGAGATTCTTTTGATCACGACACTTGAAGACCAGAGTAGTTTTCAGCGCCTGCTTGGTGATGGTACACAGTTTGGTATCAACCTGGAGTATGCTGTTCAGCCTTCACCAGATGGTCTTGCCCAAGCGTTTATTATAGGTGAATCCTTCATTGGCGAGGACGATGTTTGTCTGGTCCTTGGGGATAATATTTTTTATGGTCAGGATTTTACACCCAAGTTAAAGAACGCTGTAGCGAAAGCCAAGAATGGAGAGGGGGCAACTGTATTTGGCTATCAGGTCCACGATCCTGAGCGTTTTGGGGTGGTTGAGTTCGATGAAAATAAAAAAGCGATCTCAATAGAAGAAAAGCCTGAAAAGCCTAAAAGCAACTTTGCCGTAACTGGGCTGTACTTTTATGATAATCAGGTTGTAGAACTCGCGAAGCAGGTTAAACCGTCACATCGTGGGGAGTTAGAAATTACCTGTTTGAACGAGTTATATTTGAAGCGCAATAAACTGAATGTTCAGTTACTTGGCCGTGGCTACGCCTGGTTAGATACTGGTACGCATGAAAGTCTCCTTGAAGCGGCGCACTTTGTGGAGACGATCGAGAAACGGCAAGGATATAAAATTGCATGCTTGGAAGAGATCGCCTTTAACAAGCAGTGGTTAAGTAGAGAAGAAATCGCCGCAAAAGCTAAGTTGCTGTCAAAGAATGGCTATGGCCAATACTTGTCTGATTTGCTTAAAGCCTGA
- the rfbB gene encoding dTDP-glucose 4,6-dehydratase, whose product MKLLVTGGAGFIGSAVVRHIINETTDSVVVLDKLTYAGNLESLADVSSSERYSFELVDICDKNELDRVFAQHQPDAIMHLAAESHVDRSIDGPKEFIETNIIGTYQLLEAARLYYQALSDDKKSEFRFHHISTDEVYGDLEGPEDLFTEETPYAPSSPYSASKASSDHLVRAWHRTFALPTIVTNCSNNYGPYHFPEKLIPLMILNALEGKSLPVYGNGLQVRDWLYVEDHARALYKVVTEGHVGETYNIGGHNEKANIDVVRTICALLEELVPTKPDGVAHYSDLITYVKDRPGHDVRYAIDASKIADELGWVPQETFESGIRKTVMWYLNNQAWWTRVLDGSYSRERLGV is encoded by the coding sequence ATGAAGCTACTTGTCACGGGGGGGGCTGGGTTCATTGGTTCAGCGGTCGTTAGGCACATAATCAATGAGACAACAGATTCAGTAGTGGTACTAGATAAGCTGACATATGCAGGAAACCTTGAGTCACTCGCTGATGTCTCTTCAAGTGAACGTTATAGCTTTGAACTGGTTGATATTTGTGATAAAAATGAGCTTGACCGTGTGTTTGCTCAACATCAACCTGACGCAATAATGCACCTCGCTGCAGAAAGCCATGTCGATCGCTCGATAGATGGTCCCAAAGAGTTTATCGAGACAAATATCATTGGCACGTATCAATTGCTTGAAGCTGCCAGACTCTATTATCAAGCATTGAGTGATGACAAAAAGTCAGAATTTCGCTTCCATCATATTTCAACTGACGAAGTGTATGGCGACCTGGAAGGCCCAGAAGACCTATTTACAGAAGAAACACCTTATGCGCCAAGCTCGCCTTATTCCGCATCAAAAGCATCCAGCGATCATTTAGTGCGTGCCTGGCATCGTACTTTTGCTTTACCCACAATTGTAACTAATTGCTCGAACAACTATGGGCCTTATCACTTTCCTGAAAAGTTAATTCCGTTAATGATACTGAATGCGCTAGAAGGCAAGTCTTTACCTGTGTATGGCAATGGGTTGCAGGTACGTGATTGGTTATATGTTGAGGACCATGCCCGAGCATTATATAAAGTGGTTACAGAAGGGCACGTAGGTGAGACGTACAACATTGGCGGTCACAATGAGAAAGCCAATATCGATGTTGTTAGAACTATCTGTGCGTTACTTGAAGAGTTGGTGCCCACTAAGCCTGATGGTGTTGCACATTATTCAGATTTGATTACCTATGTTAAAGATCGCCCAGGCCATGATGTACGCTATGCTATTGATGCGAGCAAAATTGCAGATGAGCTTGGTTGGGTACCTCAGGAAACTTTTGAATCGGGTATTCGAAAAACGGTTATGTGGTATTTGAACAATCAAGCGTGGTGGACCCGTGTCCTCGATGGCTCTTATTCACGAGAGCGCTTGGGAGTATAA